The proteins below come from a single Miscanthus floridulus cultivar M001 chromosome 1, ASM1932011v1, whole genome shotgun sequence genomic window:
- the LOC136466041 gene encoding uncharacterized protein — translation MASPVQQKRLRPSIDSPSKGVNLSWVPDGQSVSLDNEACATVDPPLLAKKSIPAQGRKGRGKKPADDDVAWEEDDEEYFGINDENQYMADQQDDQEEGAADSDSFVHDDLLVDDEAGCETSEHVTNLENPTIACGVTFEDRDTFKRAIRQYAVLKEFEIAAHYSEAKRYRGHCKGYKSKKKRCKWRIHASQLQDGKTWQVRDRVINILRHDPTARASQMKKDLEKKYNITLSYYVVWDGMAMALEELQGKWDDSFEDVFRFKAEVERTNPGSIVDIEWALVGKKMRFTRMFVAFNSCIQGFLNGCRPFLGVDSSHLTRRWRGQLASALAVDGHNWLFPVAYGVFESESTDNWQWFFEKLKVAIGSPLGLVICTDAGKGIDKGVASVFSDGVEHRECMRHLVKNFNKRYRGAVFKKHLWPASRAYNQRHFDHHYNIMKAASPRAMQWIEDNHKHLWCRWRFSHACKCDYVTNNIAETFNSWIRNEKSLALIPLLDRIRQMIMEK, via the exons ATGGCTTCACCGGTGCAACAGAAGCGGCTCCGCCCGAGCATCGATTCACCGTCAAAGGGGGTGAATCTGTCATGGGTTCCTGACGG TCAGAGTGTGTCTTTGGATAATGAGGCATGTGCTACTGTTGATCCCCCATTGCTTG CTAAGAAATCCATACCTGCTCaaggaagaaagggaagaggCAAGAAGCCTGCTGATGATGATGTGGCatgggaagaagatgatgaggagtatTTTGGGATCAATGATGAGAACCAATATATGGCAGACCAACAAGATGACCAAGAAGAAGGAGCTGCTGACTCTGACTCTTTTGTTCATGATGATTTGTTAGTTGATGATGAAGCTGGTTGTGAGACTTCTGAGCATGTTACTAACTTAGAGAACCCAACTATAGCTTGTGGTGTCACATTTGAGGATAGGGACACCTTTAAGAGGGCTATTAGACAGTATGCTGTTCTAAAAGAATTTGAAATTGCAGCTCATTATAGTGAAGCCAAAAGGTATAGAGGGCACTGCAAAGGATACAAGAGCAAGAAGAAAAGGTGCAAGTGGAGGATACATGCTTCTCAATTGCAGGATGGGAAAACTTGGCAG GTGAGGGATAGGGTTATTAACATCCTGAGGCATGACCCAACAGCTAGAGCTTCCCAAATGAAGAAGGATttggagaaaaagtacaacatcACACTTTCATACTATGTTGTTTGGGATGGAATGGCAATGGCTCTGGAAGAGCTTCAAGGCAAGTGGGATGACAGCTTTGAAGATGTTTTTAGATTCAAGGCTGAGGTGGAGAGGACAAATCCAGGAAGCATTGTGGACATTGAGTGGGCTCTGGTTGGGAAGAAGATGAGGTTCACAAGGATGTTTGTGGCATTCAACAGCTGTATTCAAGGTTTTTTGAATGGATGTAGACCCTTCCTTGGTGTGGACTCAAGCCACCTAACTAGGAGATGGAGAGGGCAACTAGCTTCTGCTTTAGCTGTGGATGGACATAACTGGCTTTTTCCAGTAGCATATGGTGTATTTGAGTCAGAATCTACTGACAACTGGCAGTGGTTTTTTGAGAAACTAAAAGTTGCCATTGGATCTCCTCTAGGCCTAGTGATCTGCACAGATGCAGGGAAAGGTATAGATAAGGGAGTTGCCTCTGTCTTCTCAGATGGAGTAGAACATAGGGAGTGCATGAGACATCTAGTGAAGAATTTCAACAAAAGGTATAGAGGTGCAGTGTTCAAGAAGCACTTGTGGCCAGCCAGCAGGGCTTACAACCAAAGACACTTTGATCACCATTACAACATCATGAAGGCTGCATCACCAAGAGCAATGCAATGGATAGAGGACAACCACAAGCACTTGTGGTGTAGATGGAGGTTCTCCCATGCATGCAAATGTGACTATGTTACTAACAACATAGCAGAGACTTTCAATAGTTGGATTAGGAATGAAAAGTCCCTTGCCTTAATTCCTCTGTTGGATAGGATTAGGCAAATGATCATGGAGAAGTAA